A genomic stretch from Bacteroidota bacterium includes:
- a CDS encoding polysaccharide deacetylase family protein, giving the protein MNMRCASPLKNNSCRSAAGWMRQIGLLWVLFVVLMPQWHAAAQAVHPDVYLNQTSPATFTRLDALREGEQPQIGLFYATGTARLNPLLTSTVDKSVRLWEHFLIGMDLPYVVLEDSSLARNLSAGIRLLIMPNAEVLSERDQDALRSYLQAGGGLIASGRVAFLDERGVLQNDRYFKEIFGAEPSIDLPDSLNGLLQTIKGGHPPTNGIAPGYQLNIKRPALGTAVIPLESTSMGPLVTYQRLDVRLIEQALEASTLLLRGMYGEGRFVWMGFNPQDVSLDEEQQAAYQGLVLNAMAHVARVPTLSVRRWPHGFTSAASFAVLPTLGYQPYTYRLGMDLVLNALEEAKVKGTYFIVTSQADDHPDVIDRAVAQGELALTSDTDAMLAKQPLDLQKNRVRLSKDKLGKLGGDVRGFYPPGGFYDPNTLRVMVDLELDYMLSDARTLNVPAFVRWEDELDYRDVVLDENEEVEEGNTTVDLAPIVSDQDEVVTLYPSLFSYALDDRSGLQGHEDIREQWRNKLEENFLNQHTAEGLFLFAFEPETMGLTQQRARVLESFARYVRTQNTWIATLGDLSSWWTARKNVIAAIDSVAHDGYAITLHNLGEETVEGLSLDFAFDAGAHRILEVEADNLDVWSKRDPATLLVVVDALPPGQHQIRLVDPSIASENDVE; this is encoded by the coding sequence ATGAACATGCGTTGTGCCTCCCCTTTGAAAAATAACAGCTGTAGAAGTGCAGCCGGCTGGATGCGGCAAATTGGCTTGTTGTGGGTACTGTTTGTTGTGCTGATGCCACAGTGGCACGCAGCAGCACAGGCTGTACACCCGGACGTTTACCTGAATCAGACTTCTCCCGCGACTTTCACGCGACTGGATGCTTTACGCGAAGGGGAGCAACCGCAAATTGGACTTTTCTACGCTACCGGTACCGCTCGCCTCAATCCACTGCTCACATCAACTGTTGACAAATCAGTACGGCTTTGGGAGCATTTCCTGATCGGGATGGACCTGCCTTATGTGGTATTGGAAGATTCGTCTCTAGCACGTAATCTCAGTGCCGGCATTCGCTTGCTTATTATGCCAAATGCTGAGGTGCTTTCCGAGCGCGACCAGGATGCGCTGCGCAGCTATTTGCAAGCCGGCGGCGGGTTGATCGCCTCTGGACGCGTGGCTTTTTTGGATGAGCGCGGTGTGTTACAAAACGACCGGTATTTTAAAGAGATTTTTGGCGCAGAACCTTCCATAGATCTGCCCGATTCGCTCAATGGTTTGTTGCAAACCATCAAGGGTGGGCATCCGCCAACCAACGGCATAGCGCCCGGATACCAATTGAATATCAAAAGGCCGGCGTTGGGTACTGCGGTAATCCCGCTTGAAAGCACTTCAATGGGTCCCCTCGTCACCTACCAGCGACTGGATGTTCGATTGATCGAGCAAGCCCTGGAGGCTTCGACATTGTTGTTGCGTGGGATGTACGGAGAAGGTCGATTTGTGTGGATGGGCTTTAATCCTCAAGATGTTTCGCTCGATGAAGAACAACAGGCCGCGTATCAGGGTCTCGTGCTCAATGCGATGGCGCATGTCGCCCGCGTACCAACGCTCTCTGTGAGGCGCTGGCCGCATGGTTTTACTTCTGCTGCAAGTTTTGCCGTATTACCGACCCTGGGATACCAGCCTTACACGTATCGATTAGGAATGGATCTGGTGCTCAACGCGCTGGAAGAAGCCAAGGTGAAAGGTACATATTTTATCGTGACGAGTCAGGCTGATGATCATCCGGATGTAATAGACCGCGCAGTAGCACAGGGTGAGCTCGCGTTGACTTCTGACACGGATGCCATGCTGGCAAAACAACCACTGGACCTCCAAAAAAACCGGGTACGCCTGTCAAAAGACAAACTGGGCAAGCTGGGTGGCGATGTGCGGGGCTTCTATCCGCCGGGAGGATTTTACGACCCGAATACACTGCGCGTCATGGTCGATCTTGAACTGGATTACATGCTGTCGGATGCCCGCACCCTCAATGTGCCGGCTTTTGTTCGGTGGGAAGATGAATTGGATTACCGGGATGTTGTTCTGGATGAAAATGAAGAGGTTGAGGAAGGCAATACAACGGTTGATCTTGCGCCCATCGTGTCGGATCAGGATGAGGTGGTCACGCTGTATCCGTCGTTGTTTTCATATGCACTGGATGACCGCAGTGGCCTTCAGGGGCATGAAGATATTCGTGAGCAATGGAGAAACAAGCTTGAGGAGAATTTCCTGAATCAGCATACAGCTGAAGGGTTGTTTCTTTTTGCGTTTGAACCCGAGACGATGGGGCTTACCCAGCAACGTGCTCGTGTACTTGAGTCATTTGCACGGTATGTGCGCACGCAAAATACATGGATTGCAACGCTTGGTGATTTGTCATCGTGGTGGACAGCGCGCAAAAACGTGATTGCAGCTATAGACAGCGTTGCGCACGATGGATATGCCATTACACTGCATAACCTGGGGGAAGAGACTGTGGAGGGATTGAGTCTGGATTTTGCCTTTGATGCCGGCGCGCACCGGATTCTTGAGGTAGAAGCGGACAATCTCGATGTGTGGTCCAAGCGCGACCCTGCAACGCTGCTTGTTGTTGTCGATGCTTTGCCGCCCGGGCAGCACCAGATTCGCCTGGTTGACCCTTCTATTGCGTCGGAAAACGACGTAGAGTAA
- a CDS encoding DUF4956 domain-containing protein — translation MPDQVPSLEEFLATQSIQIPTWGFALNLILTAVLATLLARFYVRFGKSLSNRKQFSGNFILIAMTTMLIISIVKASLALSLGLVGALSIVRFRSAIKEPEELAYLFLVIGLGLGFGADQRVITLVAFAMILTILWISNRTRRQDAPANLYLTVSGNGQSSVPFRDLVNALQANCAALELKRLDEDKDQIEAAFSVSFNNMAQLEQAKASLYELNDSLHIALLNNTGLEGLH, via the coding sequence ATGCCTGATCAAGTACCATCGCTGGAAGAATTTCTAGCCACGCAAAGCATACAAATCCCAACCTGGGGCTTTGCACTCAACTTAATACTGACTGCCGTACTGGCTACCCTCCTGGCGAGATTCTACGTCAGGTTTGGCAAATCTCTGTCCAATAGAAAACAGTTTTCAGGCAACTTCATCCTTATTGCCATGACAACAATGCTCATTATCAGCATTGTAAAAGCGTCGTTGGCACTCTCACTGGGTCTCGTTGGCGCATTATCGATTGTACGCTTTCGGTCAGCAATCAAGGAGCCAGAAGAATTGGCATATCTCTTTCTCGTGATCGGATTGGGCCTGGGATTTGGAGCAGATCAGCGGGTCATTACACTGGTCGCTTTTGCCATGATATTGACGATTTTATGGATCAGCAATCGAACGCGCAGACAAGATGCGCCGGCCAACCTGTACTTAACCGTCTCTGGCAATGGGCAATCAAGCGTTCCGTTCAGGGATCTTGTCAACGCACTTCAGGCAAATTGCGCTGCACTGGAGTTGAAAAGATTGGACGAAGACAAAGATCAGATCGAAGCGGCATTCTCTGTAAGCTTCAACAATATGGCACAGCTTGAGCAAGCCAAAGCCTCTTTATATGAGCTGAACGATTCTTTGCATATAGCCTTGCTCAACAATACGGGGCTGGAGGGTTTACATTGA